One Polyangia bacterium genomic window carries:
- a CDS encoding YbhB/YbcL family Raf kinase inhibitor-like protein, whose product MKTMTGVLTHGLTMTFVLAAASLPLGRTAAADTFKLESPTFKAKGPIPEKDYANAFGCSGTSASPELKWSGAPAGTKSFAVTVHDEDAPTGSGFWHWVVYNIPAAVQGLPAGASATTLPPGAVQGNTDIGKPGYLGPCPPPGRKHHYLFTVYALKVDKLPVEPGATAAVVGFTLWMNQLGKATLIGTGGPRK is encoded by the coding sequence ATGAAAACAATGACAGGCGTATTGACCCACGGATTGACCATGACTTTTGTTCTGGCGGCGGCGTCGCTGCCGCTTGGCCGGACGGCGGCCGCCGACACGTTCAAGCTGGAGTCGCCGACGTTCAAGGCCAAGGGCCCGATCCCGGAGAAGGATTACGCCAACGCCTTCGGTTGCAGCGGCACCAGCGCGTCGCCCGAGCTGAAATGGTCGGGCGCGCCGGCCGGCACCAAGAGCTTTGCCGTGACCGTGCACGACGAGGACGCGCCCACCGGCAGCGGGTTCTGGCACTGGGTGGTCTACAACATTCCGGCCGCTGTGCAGGGTTTGCCCGCGGGTGCCTCGGCGACGACGCTGCCTCCGGGCGCCGTTCAGGGAAACACCGACATCGGCAAGCCGGGATACCTCGGCCCGTGCCCGCCGCCCGGTCGCAAGCACCATTATCTGTTCACTGTCTACGCGCTGAAGGTGGACAAGCTGCCGGTCGAACCGGGCGCCACGGCCGCGGTGGTCGGCTTCACCTTGTGGATGAACCAGCTGGGCAAGGCGACGCTGATCGGCACCGGCGGGCCGCGAAAATAA
- a CDS encoding putative zinc-binding peptidase translates to MKLFTCPRCRQTLHFENVLCTGCGHGLVYLPEHATMTAVIPADDDEASDLIVSVDPVLRAERYRWCGNQIDHQACNWAVRADDDQRFCRACRLNEIIPDLSHPPARAAWLNLEQAKRRLLYTLMALGLPVESQHERPEGGLAFSFMEDEPGAEKVFTGHNDGLITINIAEADAPFREKTRQELGEAYRTLLGHFRHEIGHYYWDRLIKDSPQVPLFRELFGDFDADYDQAAGRHYGNGPPADWPVHFVTAYASMHPWEDWAESWAHYLHMVDTLETARSFGLALRAKAPGGSERAVSTRRLAFDDFDDLSAAWIPLTVALNSLNRSMGLGDLYPFVLSETALRKLRFVHEVVEASARAN, encoded by the coding sequence ATGAAGTTGTTCACCTGCCCTCGTTGCCGGCAGACGCTGCATTTCGAGAACGTGCTGTGCACCGGCTGCGGCCACGGCCTGGTGTATTTGCCCGAACACGCGACGATGACGGCGGTGATTCCAGCGGACGACGATGAGGCGTCTGACCTGATCGTCTCGGTCGATCCAGTGTTGCGCGCCGAGCGGTACCGTTGGTGCGGCAATCAGATCGATCACCAGGCCTGCAACTGGGCGGTGCGTGCCGACGACGACCAGCGATTCTGTCGCGCCTGCCGGCTGAACGAGATCATCCCCGACTTGTCTCATCCTCCTGCGCGCGCCGCCTGGCTGAACCTGGAGCAAGCCAAGCGGCGGCTGCTGTACACGTTGATGGCGCTGGGCCTGCCGGTGGAAAGCCAGCACGAGCGTCCCGAGGGAGGCCTGGCGTTTTCATTCATGGAGGACGAGCCCGGCGCCGAGAAGGTCTTCACCGGGCACAACGACGGCCTCATCACCATCAACATCGCCGAGGCGGACGCGCCGTTTCGCGAAAAAACGCGACAGGAACTGGGCGAGGCCTATCGAACCTTGTTGGGGCATTTTCGCCACGAGATCGGTCATTACTACTGGGATCGGCTGATCAAGGATTCGCCGCAGGTGCCGTTGTTCCGCGAACTGTTTGGCGACTTTGACGCCGACTATGACCAGGCGGCGGGACGTCATTACGGCAACGGGCCGCCGGCTGATTGGCCGGTTCATTTCGTGACCGCCTATGCGTCGATGCACCCATGGGAAGACTGGGCGGAGAGCTGGGCCCACTACCTGCACATGGTGGACACGCTGGAGACGGCGCGCAGCTTTGGCCTGGCATTGCGCGCGAAGGCGCCAGGCGGCAGCGAACGCGCCGTGAGCACGCGGCGGCTGGCATTTGACGACTTCGACGATCTGTCGGCGGCGTGGATTCCGCTGACAGTGGCGCTGAACAGCCTGAATCGCAGCATGGGCCTCGGCGATCTTTATCCGTTCGTCCTGTCGGAAACGGCCCTGCGCAAGCTGCGCTTTGTCCACGAGGTCGTCGAGGCGTCGGCCAGAGCAAATTAG
- a CDS encoding DUF1552 domain-containing protein, whose protein sequence is MARTTRSIIPRRLVLRGMLAGGAASVAVPLPRLAGMLNGNGTAYAAGAAMPVRFGLWFFGNGIIPNRWVPARTGVGDTWDLSEQLLPLQVVKPYLSVVTGLTIKVPNNAPHSSMPSAAISGTQVGGGGMQTPSIDQLIAKAVDTSSLLFHNGLHVGNSNHNGATALDRGISYTMANSPNPPNYSPAALYKQLVQFASTGTMPKPPDPELLNRKLVLDAVLADANSLRAKLGKDDQMRLDLHLTGLNQLEQQVVAAEMPKATGMIVDPDKAYATRGSDNDNLNRLRGQAFADLLVFAMASDLTRVFSFLFSAPASHGAYVNCGLDSGSFHEDYGHRNSSKGVAYATAGFNTGVRFAMSNLADMLSRMKETPDGAGNLLDNSCVYTTSCVSESQTHSGVDFPILVAGKAGGKLKGNQHIRVPDDNVSKVPFTLLNAMGGTATSFGTAEGQVTTGISELLA, encoded by the coding sequence ATGGCACGCACCACACGCTCCATCATCCCGCGCCGCCTCGTTCTCCGCGGAATGCTCGCTGGCGGCGCCGCCAGCGTCGCCGTTCCCCTGCCCCGTCTGGCGGGCATGCTGAACGGCAACGGCACCGCGTACGCCGCCGGTGCCGCGATGCCGGTCCGTTTCGGCCTCTGGTTCTTCGGCAACGGCATCATCCCGAACCGCTGGGTCCCGGCGCGCACCGGCGTCGGTGACACCTGGGATCTCAGCGAACAGCTGCTGCCGCTGCAGGTCGTGAAGCCGTATCTGTCGGTGGTCACCGGGTTGACGATCAAGGTCCCGAACAACGCCCCGCACTCCAGCATGCCGTCGGCGGCCATCAGCGGTACGCAGGTGGGCGGCGGCGGGATGCAGACGCCGTCGATCGATCAGCTGATCGCCAAGGCCGTGGACACGTCGTCGCTGCTGTTCCACAACGGTCTGCACGTCGGCAACAGCAATCACAACGGCGCCACCGCGCTGGACCGCGGGATCTCGTACACGATGGCGAACTCGCCCAACCCACCGAACTACAGCCCGGCGGCGCTGTACAAACAGCTGGTGCAGTTCGCCAGCACGGGCACCATGCCCAAGCCGCCGGATCCCGAGCTATTGAACCGCAAGCTGGTGCTGGACGCCGTTCTCGCCGACGCGAATTCGCTGCGGGCGAAGCTGGGCAAAGACGATCAGATGCGCCTGGACTTGCACCTGACGGGCCTCAACCAGCTGGAGCAGCAGGTGGTGGCGGCCGAGATGCCCAAGGCCACCGGAATGATCGTCGATCCGGACAAGGCGTACGCCACGCGCGGCAGCGACAACGACAACCTGAACCGCTTGCGCGGGCAGGCGTTCGCAGACCTGTTGGTGTTCGCCATGGCCAGCGACCTCACCCGGGTCTTTTCCTTTCTCTTCTCGGCGCCGGCCAGCCATGGAGCCTATGTCAACTGCGGCCTGGACAGCGGCTCGTTCCACGAGGACTACGGCCACCGCAACAGTTCGAAGGGCGTCGCCTATGCCACCGCCGGCTTCAACACCGGCGTGCGCTTCGCGATGTCGAACCTGGCCGACATGCTGTCGCGCATGAAAGAGACGCCCGACGGCGCCGGCAACTTACTGGACAACTCGTGCGTGTACACCACGTCCTGCGTGTCCGAGTCGCAGACCCACAGCGGCGTCGACTTTCCCATCCTGGTGGCCGGCAAGGCGGGCGGCAAGCTCAAGGGCAACCAGCACATCCGCGTCCCCGACGACAACGTCAGCAAGGTGCCCTTCA
- a CDS encoding DUF1592 domain-containing protein — protein sequence MVLAVGCSGNIAGPAGQSGGGGNSVVGPTGSGGNTVVGTGSGGSGGVMAIPGKPSSLLGLASGDNPTAHMHKLTATEFANSVHDLLGDAAPLSAIEVDTTTGGFTSAAASVATISPAGVAQYETASGMATDYVFSDPTRAAAVLGCMPASNTDQTCAKQAITTLGRRAFRRPLTDAEVTRYVTLATTIAGTTGNTMLTGLRHAVWAILQSPSFLYRVELGAPSAADGGRDKFSDFEMASRLAGALWGSLPDDPLLDAAAQGKLSTADDVKAQAQRMLADNRMHRAFTAFVADLYDKTDLDQATKDQTLYPTFTSTLRDAMQHEIEQRIDDMVFTDKGDYLSLLESKTTFVNNELAAYYGLPTAATDSWRKVTLPDDPPRVGLLGAGAILAAQGLPARTSPTSRGKFIDTAILCRTIPPPPNMVPPLPDQSDEPNTTVRQRLTMHRTMASCAACHALMDPIGFGMETFGTDAKYRTTDNNLPIDASGTLDGMDFNGLTQLASVLRKEASAGPCLVSMVYTYLQGRAINDKDAPSLDTLATSFASGGNHVDQLLLQLVTSDSFRFVEPAKP from the coding sequence TTGGTTTTGGCTGTCGGGTGCTCGGGCAACATCGCCGGACCCGCCGGACAGAGTGGCGGGGGCGGTAACTCCGTCGTCGGTCCAACCGGATCAGGCGGGAACACGGTCGTTGGCACCGGCAGCGGCGGCAGCGGCGGTGTCATGGCAATCCCCGGGAAACCGTCCAGCCTCCTTGGTTTGGCCAGCGGGGACAACCCGACGGCGCACATGCACAAGTTGACGGCGACCGAGTTCGCCAACAGCGTGCACGATCTGCTGGGCGACGCGGCGCCACTCTCGGCGATCGAGGTGGACACCACCACCGGCGGCTTCACGTCGGCGGCAGCGTCGGTGGCGACGATCTCGCCGGCCGGCGTGGCCCAATACGAAACCGCCAGCGGCATGGCGACCGACTATGTCTTCTCCGATCCGACGCGCGCCGCGGCTGTTCTCGGCTGCATGCCAGCCAGCAACACCGACCAGACGTGCGCCAAGCAGGCGATCACCACGCTCGGCCGGCGCGCTTTCCGTCGCCCGCTTACCGACGCCGAGGTCACCCGTTACGTGACGCTGGCGACCACCATCGCCGGCACCACGGGCAACACCATGCTCACCGGTCTCCGGCACGCGGTGTGGGCGATTCTGCAGTCGCCCAGCTTTCTTTATCGCGTCGAGCTGGGCGCCCCCAGCGCCGCCGACGGCGGGCGCGACAAGTTCAGCGACTTTGAGATGGCGTCCCGGCTAGCCGGCGCGCTGTGGGGTTCGCTGCCCGATGATCCGCTGCTGGACGCCGCGGCGCAGGGAAAGCTCTCCACCGCCGACGACGTGAAGGCGCAGGCCCAGCGCATGCTGGCTGACAACCGCATGCACCGGGCGTTCACCGCCTTCGTCGCTGATCTCTACGACAAGACCGACCTCGACCAGGCGACCAAAGATCAGACGTTGTATCCGACGTTCACCAGCACCCTGCGCGATGCCATGCAACACGAGATCGAGCAGCGCATCGACGACATGGTGTTCACCGACAAGGGCGACTACCTCTCGCTGCTGGAGAGCAAGACCACCTTCGTGAACAACGAGCTGGCCGCGTACTACGGCCTGCCGACGGCGGCCACCGATTCATGGCGCAAGGTCACGCTGCCTGACGATCCGCCGCGGGTCGGCCTGCTGGGCGCGGGCGCCATCCTGGCCGCGCAAGGCTTGCCGGCACGCACGTCGCCCACGTCGCGCGGCAAGTTCATCGACACCGCGATCTTGTGCCGGACGATCCCGCCACCGCCGAACATGGTGCCGCCGCTTCCGGATCAATCCGACGAGCCGAACACCACCGTCCGGCAGCGCCTGACCATGCACCGCACGATGGCCTCGTGCGCGGCTTGCCACGCGCTGATGGATCCGATCGGCTTCGGCATGGAGACCTTCGGCACCGACGCCAAGTACCGCACCACCGATAACAACCTGCCCATCGACGCCAGCGGCACGCTGGACGGGATGGACTTCAACGGCCTGACCCAGCTGGCAAGCGTCCTGCGCAAGGAAGCTTCAGCCGGCCCCTGCCTGGTGTCGATGGTCTATACGTACCTGCAAGGACGCGCCATCAATGACAAGGATGCGCCCTCGCTGGACACGCTGGCCACCAGCTTTGCGTCGGGTGGCAACCACGTCGATCAACTGTTGTTGCAGCTGGTGACCAGCGATTCATTCCGTTTTGTCGAGCCGGCCAAGCCGTAG
- a CDS encoding DUF2156 domain-containing protein, with amino-acid sequence MIGSVPADDPTPRVLALLRRHGWNATSFQVLEEGFRYWFDGDDACVAYVDTPEAWVAAGAPIAPAEQLSLVAERFAQAAARQHRRALFFGTETRFSRQGGLRTMLIGEQPVWDPAHWAETVARTASLRAQLGRARRKGVTVRAVDAADLADPQQPLRRTIAALVDRWLAARPMAPMGFLVDVQPFSFAAERRYFVAERHGAVVGFLAAVPIYARGGWLFEDLLRDTGTPNGTTELLIDAAMTAVAAEGSRYVTLGLAPLAGPVRGWLGLARRYAAALYDFAGVYGFRARLRPARWDPIYLSAGTNGRSPVLVETVALLDALRAFARGRFFSFGIETLLRGPALVVRVLAALLLPWTALLALVSDRFFPAPAVHTAWVGFDIALAGALFALAARWRRWLAMTLAVAVTADAAATTAQIILYNLQTVAPVNGNRATSIGEAAVLLMGIAAPTTAAVILWNGIGHRRRDRAGAE; translated from the coding sequence GTGATCGGATCGGTGCCCGCCGACGATCCCACCCCGCGCGTGCTGGCGCTGCTACGCCGGCACGGCTGGAACGCCACCTCGTTTCAAGTTCTGGAAGAAGGCTTTCGTTACTGGTTCGACGGCGACGACGCCTGCGTGGCCTATGTCGACACCCCGGAGGCCTGGGTGGCGGCGGGCGCACCCATCGCGCCAGCGGAGCAGTTGTCGCTGGTGGCCGAGCGGTTCGCCCAGGCCGCCGCGCGGCAGCACCGGCGCGCGTTGTTCTTCGGCACCGAGACACGTTTTTCTCGGCAAGGCGGGCTGCGGACGATGTTGATCGGCGAGCAGCCGGTCTGGGATCCGGCCCACTGGGCCGAGACCGTGGCGCGGACGGCGTCGCTGCGCGCGCAGCTTGGCCGCGCCCGCCGCAAGGGCGTCACCGTGCGCGCTGTCGACGCCGCGGACTTGGCCGATCCTCAGCAGCCACTGCGCCGGACCATCGCCGCGCTGGTCGATCGCTGGCTGGCGGCGCGCCCGATGGCGCCGATGGGGTTTCTCGTCGACGTCCAGCCGTTCTCGTTCGCCGCCGAGCGACGCTATTTCGTCGCCGAACGCCACGGGGCGGTGGTCGGTTTTCTGGCCGCAGTGCCGATCTACGCCCGCGGCGGCTGGCTGTTCGAAGACCTGTTGCGCGACACCGGCACGCCCAACGGCACCACCGAACTGCTCATCGATGCCGCGATGACCGCCGTCGCCGCCGAAGGCAGTCGCTACGTGACCCTGGGATTGGCGCCGCTGGCCGGGCCGGTGCGGGGCTGGCTGGGTTTGGCCCGGCGGTACGCCGCTGCCTTGTACGATTTCGCCGGCGTCTACGGCTTCCGCGCCCGCTTGCGTCCGGCGCGCTGGGATCCGATTTATCTCAGCGCCGGGACAAACGGGCGATCGCCGGTGCTGGTGGAAACCGTAGCGCTGCTGGACGCGCTGCGGGCCTTCGCGCGCGGTCGATTCTTCAGCTTCGGGATCGAGACCCTGCTACGCGGGCCGGCCCTGGTGGTGCGGGTGCTGGCGGCGTTGCTCCTGCCGTGGACCGCGCTGTTGGCCCTGGTCAGCGATCGGTTTTTTCCTGCCCCGGCGGTGCACACCGCCTGGGTCGGCTTCGACATCGCCCTCGCCGGCGCGCTGTTCGCGTTGGCCGCGCGCTGGCGGCGCTGGCTGGCTATGACGCTGGCGGTGGCCGTCACCGCGGATGCTGCAGCCACCACCGCCCAAATCATCCTCTACAACTTGCAAACCGTCGCCCCTGTAAACGGTAACCGTGCCACCAGCATCGGCGAGGCGGCGGTGCTGCTGATGGGAATCGCCGCGCCCACCACTGCCGCCGTCATATTATGGAATGGCATCGGGCATCGGCGCCGGGATCGAGCGGGGGCAGAATAG